CGAAGAAGGCATTCCCCGCTTCATCGCCTGGTACCGCCAGTATCACGGCCTGAGTGCGTAAGAATCCCCTTTGAGCCCTTCTGCCCGACCGGGAGCGTTTCTGATGGAAACGCCACCGGGCACGTCTTCCGTGCGACAGCCGTCCTGAGGAAGAAAAATTTTTTCTTGACAAAATATTTTTTTTCCAGCAATTGGAAAAAAGGCGTCTCAGGAAAAACCTGGCCAGATTATCCGGATAATAGCTTGAGCTAATAGGGGATATTCTGAGATTTTGGCTCAGGGAGAGCCCGAGTTCCAAGGAAGGAAAGCCCGATGTCCCCCGATTTGCCGTCCGGAGGCCCGCCTGCAGCGGCTTCCCGCCGGGAAGGGCAGGGCCGCTTGGCGCATGCGGTCCGGGTCTGGTGGGCCGATCGTCGCGGGCGCCTGCCCTATCGTCGCTTTCGGGACCTGGAGGACCGGCCCCGGCGGCTGGCGGCCCAAGACGCCTCTTTGCTGACGGTGGCGCTGGGCCTCGTTTACCTGGGCTGGCTGGCTTGGGTGGTCTGGCGCAGCCGGGGTCTTCCGGACCTCGCCTTTCTGGCGGCGGAGGCCCTGGCCTTTCTCCTCCTCGCCTGCCTGGCCTTTGACATCTGGCACCTTCGGTTTCACCGCCCTGAGGGCCTCCCCCTGGCCAGCCCCCCGCCGGTGGATGTCTTGGTCACCTGCTGCGGCGAACCCCTGCCCGTGATTCACACCACCCTGCAGGCTATTCGCCGGATTGCCTACGAACCCCTCACCGTTTACGTGCTGGACGACGGCGCCTCTCCCCAGGTGGAGGCCCTGGCCCTGTCCCTGGGCTTTCGCTACCATTCCCGGGTGGGGGCCGGCCTGCCCCGTCGGGATGCCAAAAGCGGCAACCTCAACTTCGGCCTCGGGCTGAGCCGCGGGGAGTTCATCCTGGTGTTGGACGCCGACCAGGTGCCCCAGCCGGACATCGTCACCCGGCTGGTGGGCTTCTTCCAGATCCCCAAGGTAGCCTACGTCCAGTCCCGCCAGTCCTTTTACCTGCCCGAAGGGGACCCTTTCTACAATCGGGATGAAATCTTTTATGAAGTTATCCAGTGCGCCAACGACCGGGTCAATGCGGTCATCTCCTGCGGCTCCGGGGTGATGTACCGCCGGGCGGCGCTGGCGGAGCTGGGCGGCTTTGCCACCTGGAATCTCATCGAGGACTTCACCACCTCGTATGAGCTGGTGAGCCGGGGCTGGAAGGGGATTTATTACCCCTATGCCCTGACGCGGGGCCTGGCGCCCCAGGATCTGGCCGGCGTTTACCGGCAGCGCTTCCAGTGGTGTCTGGACACCATGCGCCTCTTTTTCTGGGACAACCCCCTGCTGAAACCCGGCCTTACCTTAAGCCAGCGCCTGCATTTCCTGGTGGTCATGGTGAGCTATCTGGTAAGCGGCCTGGTGTTTCCGGTGTTTTATGTCATTCCGCTCCTGGCCTACTGGCAGGGCTACACCATCTTTGAGGGTCGGGAATGGCATTATCTGGCCCTGAGGGGCGCGTATCTGGGGGCCACTTTGCTCATGTTCCGTTACCTCTTTTACCACAAGCAGGCCGCCAAGCAGTTCCGCATGCTCTGTGGCCTCTTTCCGGTCTATGCCGCGGCCATCGGAGCGGCCCTGTTTTATCCGCCGGGGCGCAAGCCCGCATACCGACTCAACAATCACGCCCCCTTTGCAGAGGTGCGCCCCTGGTGGTGCCTGTTGCCGCAGATGCTGGTGGTGGGGCTGCACCTCACCCTGCCCCTTTTGTCTTTGCATTTCGGCTGGGCCCCGGTGAACCTCGTGGTCTTCAACTCCCTGTTTTCCGCCTTTGTCATCTGGACCCTGGGCGATCTGATCCTGGTGGGTCTCAAGCGGCCCCAGTTTGCCCCCACCATGGACCCGAGGCAGGTATATGGCATCTAAGGCCCGCTGGCTGGTGGCCCTCGTGCCACTTTTGTTTCTGGTGGGGGTGCTCACCCTGGCCCACCGGCGGGATCCCGATTTCTGGCGCTCGCCGGTGGGGCTGTACCGCTCGGCCCAGGAGGCGGAGAAGCGGGGCGAACTCACCCAGGCCCTGAAGCTGGCGGAAAAATCCTGGCAGCGGCACCCCGCCCATCCCGACGTGGGTACTTTCTTGGGCTGGCTCTATCTCAAGAGCGGGCAGCCGGAGCGGGCCGCGGCCCTGTTTCAGGAGCTGTGGCCAAGGCATCCCCAGGCCACCGCCGCCTTGAAGGGCCTGGCCCAGGCCCTGGACCAGCTGGACCGGCGGGCGGAAGCCCTGGAACATTTGGCCCGTCACCTGGAGGCCCACCCCGAGGATTCGGACGTCCTCCTCTTTGCCGCCCAGTTCACCAGTGCCCGGGAGGAGGAGCGGGAGCTGGCCCTGGGCTATTACCGTCGCCTTTACCGCCTCAAGCCCGAGCGGGAGGTGCGCCGTCAGCTCGTCAACCTCCTCACCGCGGCACATCGCTACCGGGAGGCCATCGCCCTGATGGAGGAGGAGACCGCAGCGCATCCCGAGGACCAGGAGGCGCTGCACCAACTGGCCCTGCTGTATTACTGGCAGCGGGATTACCAGGCGGCGAGCGACGTTTACGACCAGTTGCTTATGCGGGCCAAAGACCAGGCCGCCTGGCGGGAGGAAGCGGCCAAAGTGGCCGATGCCGCCGGCCGGGAGGACGCGGCCCTGAAGCACTACCTGTGGCTCTACGGCAAAAACCAGGGCAAAAAGGAATACGCCCTGAAACTGGCCCGGCTGTGGTCCCAGAAAGGCAAGCACACCGAGGCGGTGGCGGTGCTGGCGCCCCTGATGGAAGACCAGCCGGATCCGGAGGTGCGGCGCTGGTATGCCCTGGAGCTGCTTCTGACCGGCGAGCCGGAGGGGGCCTTGCGGGAATACCGCCGGGCCTGGGAGGCCGGCGATACCCATCAGGAGACCATCATCAACCTGGCCCGCCTCTATGCCCGGCAGAAGCAGTTCAGCAAGGCGGCGGGCATGTGGGATGAAGCCCGACGGCGCCAGCTCCTGAGGGGGGAGCTGCGCTGGGAGGCGGCCCTCACCTACTCCTACGCTCACCGCTACGGCGAGGCGGTGGAGGTCTTGAAGCCGGTGGAGCGGGATAACCCCAAATATCCCCGCCTCCTTCTCTTTTTGGGCCAGCTTCATTTCTACCAGAAGAACTGGGGCCAGGCGGCCCACTATTTCAGGGCCTATCTTGAGAAACACCCTGAGGATGCCGAAGCCCGGCGGCTGCTGGCTGAAGCCCTGGCCTTCCAGCCCGAGGCCCGGGAGGAGGCCATTGCGGCTTATGGCGAACTCGCCACCCGGCAAGGGGACCTGGAGGCGCGGCTGAGGCGCATTGCGCTGCTGTTGGAGGAGAAAAAATGGCAGGCAGCGGAGCAGGAGCTGAAGGCCTGCCCCCTACCCCAGGAGCCCCGGCTGCTGATGGAACAGGCCCGGCTGTGCCTGTGGGCCGGGGACCTGGAAGGCGCCCGGGCCCGCCTGGAGGAGTATGGCAAGCGGGAGCCCCGGGACCTGAACGCCCGGTTGCTCCGGGCCCGGGTCCTCACTTTTGTGGGACGGCCGCAGGAGGCCCAGGAGCTGCTTGGCACCCTGTCGACCTCCGGCAGTTGCGCCGAGGGCCGGGCGGTGCTGATGGCGCTCATCGAGGCGGCCCTGGCCCGGAAGGACTGGCGCCAGGCGGAGCACCTGGCCTTGCGCCTCTATGGCAGCCAATTCCCTGACAAGGTGCGGCCGCCGGCGGATTGGCGGGAGGCCCGCTTATGGACCCGGGAGGAGAGCCGCCGGGACCGGGAGGAGGCGTCCGGATTGGCTATCCAGGAGGCCTCCTTGAAAGAGAGGGAGGAAGAGAGGGAGGAGGCGCGCCTGGGGCTGGAGGAGCGCACCTGGGTGGCCCGGGCCCTGTGTCACAGCACCTCCCCCGAGGCGGTGGACCTGGCGGTGGATTTGTGCCTGAAGAACCTGCGGCGCCAGCGTTATCATCATGCCACCCTCCTCATTCTCTCCCATCTGCTGCCCAAGCTGACGCGCTTTGAAGACCTTTCCCGGGTGGCGGCAAGGATTCCCGGGGTGCGGGTGGACAGCCCGGAATACGTGGCCTCCCTGGCCTATTTTGTGGGGAGCGCCGGCCGCCACGGAGGCAAGCTGGATTACCTCCTGCACGTGCTGAAGGAGTACCGGCATCATAAATTCCCGGACAACCCCGGGGAACTCCTGGGGCTGGCGGCCCTGGCCCTGGAGCTGGAGGAGCCCAAGGTGGCGGCGGACTACTGCCGCCAGGCCCTGCGCCTCAAGCCCCAGGATGCCCGGGCGGAGCAGCTCCTGTCCCAATGCCAGATGCTGGCCCGGGATTTCGGGCCGGTCCTGGCCCGCCTGGAGGGGAATCCGGAGGGCCAGGCCCCTCTCACTGCCGCCCGCTTGTATTTCATGCGGGGGCAATATGAGGGGGTGAAGGCGGCGGTGGCCAAAATTCCCCCGGACCATCCGGATTATGTGCCCGGGCGGCTGCTCATGGCCAAGGCCCAACGCCTGGAGCGCCGCTATGAGGACGCCCTGAAGACCCTGGAGGGCCTGGCCGGCCAGGCGGCGCCGGAAGCCCTCCTCATGGAGAAGGCCCAGGTGCTGGAGGGCATGGGCGACCGCCGGGCGGGCCAGCTCTATGACGAGGTCATCCGCCGGCAGCCCGGCACCCAGGAGGCCCGGGTGGCGGCGGCCCGGCGGGCCCGGGCGCACAAGAACTGGGGTGGGGCTTATAAGGCCTATGCCGAGGCCCTGAAGCACGCCCCCCAGGACGTGGAGCTGTTAAACGAACTGGAGTATGTCAAGGAACAGATGCGGCCGCAGCTGGCCTCCCGGGGTTTCCCCTTCGCCCGGGGGGAGAGGCGCCCCGAAGAAGGCTTCCGGCCCTGGCAGTTCTCCCGGCCGGACCGGGAATGGCTGGGCTCCCTCCCCAAAGCCGGCATGATCCCGGTGGTGCACCCGGAAACACTCTATTTTGACGACAGCAACGGCCTATATGGCACCATTTTCCGGGCCTCCGCCTCCTTTTGGGCCGCTCGCCGCCTGCCGGTGCACCTGGCGGTGGAATTCCGGGAATACAACCAGCGGTCCCGGTCCCAGGAGCAGGGGCCGGTGGACCTGGGTCTGGCCAAGGTTTACCGGCAGGACGCCAAAGACCAGAGCCGGCTCCGGCGCCTGGAGGTCTCCGTGGGGGCCGGGCCGGTGCATGTGAGCGACCGCCTGCGCCTGAGCGGCGAGCTCATCTGGCGGCGCTACTGGAAGCGGGTGGACCGCCAGATCCGTCAGGAGGGGCAGGAATTTGTCCCCTTCCCGATGCCGGCCTTTTTCGATGTCACCCGCTCGGCGACCTTCACTGACAAGGACAGCCGGGAGCGGCTTCTGGGGTCGCTGCAGTTGGACGCCACGCTCACCCCTCAGACGGAGGTTTTCCTGCGGTACAGCCGGCGGGATATCTTCGATCAGGACCCGCATCTCTATCCCCGGCTGTTCCAGAGTGTCCTCAACCTGGGGGATGCCCGGCTCATCACCTCCCATCAGGTGGATGTGGGGTGGTCCCACCAGTTCCGGCCGGGGCTGGAGTGGCGCAGTACCGTGTCCGGGGCCTTCTTCTCCGATCACAACCGGCGCTTCAGCCTCTACCAGGGCCTCACCTGGCAGGCGCTCTCCCAGCCCCGCATGCAGCTCAGCTTCACCCCCCACTACTACCTGGCCCTCTATGAGGACGAGCACCGGGCCTACTTCAGTCCCCCTTATTACCACGCCCTGGGGGTGAGCGTGGATTTCAGCCGCCATATTTTCCGCCTCCCCACCCTGATCCTGCAGGGCTCCTTCCAGGTGGTGGGCCAGCACGGCGACTGGGGCCCGGCCTTTCAGGGGCTGGCGGCCTTGGAGTGGGAGCCGGTGCACAACTTTTTCATCGACCCCCACATCTTCTATTTCCGGGAGTGGGTGGACAATTACCGCATCCTCACGGTGGGACTCTCGTTGCGCTATGTGTTCTGAGGCCACGGTTACCGGGAACAGGCCAGACCTTCCCCTTCCCGGCGGTTTTGTCCCCCGGGGAAAGGGTCAGGGTTCCATGCCCGGGGCTGCGAAGGGCCAGGCCAGCCCACTGCTTGGCGTGGTTCTGAGCCTCAGCCTGGCATTGCTCACCGGCTGCGCCGAGGTCACCCGGCCCACCCCCTCGGCCCAGGAAGTGGAGGCGGTGCAACTGACCGCGGTGCAACGCCACCCGCACAAATCCTGGAGCCTGGAGCGGGTCTCCCGGGTATTCTTAAGGGAGCTGGCGGTGCTGCCTCAGATCCATGGCCGCACTTACCCCTTCTTGGGTTTTGACTGGTGGGTCACCGAGACCGGCAAGGTGGTGATTGACAATGTCTGGCAGCCTTCGCCGGCCCATGACGCTCGGCTTAAGCAGGGGGATGTGCTGGTGGCGGTGAACAATTGGCCCATTCACCCCTGGGTCCGGGAGTGGGATGAGAAGACCCGCCTGGCCCGGGACCTGTTCAAGGACGCCTTCTGGGTGAGCTCCCGGCCCCGTTATGGCCGCAAGCCCCAGGAACAATTGACGGTGTTTCAGCTCCCGGGCGAGGTCCTGGTGGCCCTGATGCTGGATATCAAATACATCCGCATGGAGAGCCGGGAGCGCTACCTCACCGGGCCGGTGGAGCTCCTGGTGGAGCGGGAGGGCGAGCGCTTTGGGGTCACCCTCTACCCCCAGCACCTGCCGGCGGATTACGCCATTCTGGTGGATACCCAGGATAACCGCATCAATGCCTATGCGGCTCCGGGCCGAGTCATCCTCACCCGGCGGCTGGTGTCCTTCTGCCTCAATGACGACGAGCTGGCAGTGGTGGTGGGCCATGAGCTGGCGCACCAGGCCCACGGCCACCTGACCCGGGGGGCGGGGCATCGCCGGGTGGGGGGGTTGGCCGGTCAGGTCTGGCAGTTGGCCGGGGCTTTCGCCACCCAATCCTTGCAGGGACTCCTGAACTTCCGCCGGGCGGTGTGGCGGGAGGAGCGCCTGCCCGGGGTGGTGGACGACGCCGTGGTGAGCGCCTTCTCCCGGGAGGACGAACGGGAGGCCGACACGTACGGGCTCTGGTACGCCTACCTGGCGGGCTACAACCTCCAGCGGGGCCTGGCCGTCTGGGAGAGGCTGGGGGCGGTGGTGCAGGACCCCTTTGAGCGCACCTATTTTTTGGACCATCACCCGGCACCTCTGGAGCGCCTGGCCCGTCTTCAGAAGGTGGCGTCGTATTTCGCCGCCGGCCGGGCAGCGGAGGTCTTTTTGCAGTCCCCGGACCTGAACCGGCGTCCGGGCCCCTTGTAAACCCTCAGTCTTCGGAGGATATATGTCTCCTTTGTGGGAAACGATGGCACATGCCCCCGGGTTTGCTCCCTCCCTTGTGGTGGGACTGGTGGGGTGGCTGGTGTGGCGCCTGCACCGTCAACGTCAACGGGATCAGTACCGTCGCCGGGAGCGCATCATTAAACGGCTGAGCTCCACCTGAGGGACCTTTGGCTTCGGCAACATTGCGGAGCAGCACCTCCCAGGCTCAGGGGCATGAGGAGGATCACCCGTGATTTTCTCCTCCGGGGTGAAGCATGCCCCTTCGGGGCATAGAGTAGCCTGGGCCAGCCCTCAAAAGTGATGGCAGAGAGCCCTCACGCCTTTTCCCCTCCTCTTTTGCTGCCGTTACCTGAGCGATTGATGAGTAAATGGCGCTCCAAAGATCAATCAGGAAAATCAAGAGAGGCCCCCCGGCGGCGGGGAAAAGGGAGCCCACCGCGGGGGATCCGGCTGCAATCAGGCCCAGGATCGAGGGCCAAAGGGCAGCGGTTCCAGGTCTTCCTCACAAAATCATGCCGTACCCCTAAATCGAGGCAGTGGTCTCGATTCCCCGGGTGTGAGGGCAGGGTCGGAAAAAGATTCGGAGGGGGGCTGGAGAGCTCCCTCGGCCCGCTCCTCCAAAGTAAGCTTCCCCACCGCCGAACGTTGTTTCAACGTTGTTTCAAGGTTCCTTCCTCCAGAATACTGAAGGTGATGCCCTGGTGGAGGTGAGACCTAGCGAGGGTGAAACGGCTCACCCATCCGAAGGGAGAGAGGGGACAGACTCGGCCCCAGGCCGGAACAGCACTTCCCCATCGCCTCCGGTTATCTTCTGCAACCGCTTCACATTGACTGGTGGTCTGACAATCCGGACAGTCACCTCCTCAAATCAGAAACAGGCCCCTCCCCGGCCGGCCACTCTCCGTGGTTCCCCTGCCG
Above is a window of Desulfobaccales bacterium DNA encoding:
- a CDS encoding cellulose synthase catalytic subunit: MAHAVRVWWADRRGRLPYRRFRDLEDRPRRLAAQDASLLTVALGLVYLGWLAWVVWRSRGLPDLAFLAAEALAFLLLACLAFDIWHLRFHRPEGLPLASPPPVDVLVTCCGEPLPVIHTTLQAIRRIAYEPLTVYVLDDGASPQVEALALSLGFRYHSRVGAGLPRRDAKSGNLNFGLGLSRGEFILVLDADQVPQPDIVTRLVGFFQIPKVAYVQSRQSFYLPEGDPFYNRDEIFYEVIQCANDRVNAVISCGSGVMYRRAALAELGGFATWNLIEDFTTSYELVSRGWKGIYYPYALTRGLAPQDLAGVYRQRFQWCLDTMRLFFWDNPLLKPGLTLSQRLHFLVVMVSYLVSGLVFPVFYVIPLLAYWQGYTIFEGREWHYLALRGAYLGATLLMFRYLFYHKQAAKQFRMLCGLFPVYAAAIGAALFYPPGRKPAYRLNNHAPFAEVRPWWCLLPQMLVVGLHLTLPLLSLHFGWAPVNLVVFNSLFSAFVIWTLGDLILVGLKRPQFAPTMDPRQVYGI
- a CDS encoding tetratricopeptide repeat protein; translation: MASKARWLVALVPLLFLVGVLTLAHRRDPDFWRSPVGLYRSAQEAEKRGELTQALKLAEKSWQRHPAHPDVGTFLGWLYLKSGQPERAAALFQELWPRHPQATAALKGLAQALDQLDRRAEALEHLARHLEAHPEDSDVLLFAAQFTSAREEERELALGYYRRLYRLKPEREVRRQLVNLLTAAHRYREAIALMEEETAAHPEDQEALHQLALLYYWQRDYQAASDVYDQLLMRAKDQAAWREEAAKVADAAGREDAALKHYLWLYGKNQGKKEYALKLARLWSQKGKHTEAVAVLAPLMEDQPDPEVRRWYALELLLTGEPEGALREYRRAWEAGDTHQETIINLARLYARQKQFSKAAGMWDEARRRQLLRGELRWEAALTYSYAHRYGEAVEVLKPVERDNPKYPRLLLFLGQLHFYQKNWGQAAHYFRAYLEKHPEDAEARRLLAEALAFQPEAREEAIAAYGELATRQGDLEARLRRIALLLEEKKWQAAEQELKACPLPQEPRLLMEQARLCLWAGDLEGARARLEEYGKREPRDLNARLLRARVLTFVGRPQEAQELLGTLSTSGSCAEGRAVLMALIEAALARKDWRQAEHLALRLYGSQFPDKVRPPADWREARLWTREESRRDREEASGLAIQEASLKEREEEREEARLGLEERTWVARALCHSTSPEAVDLAVDLCLKNLRRQRYHHATLLILSHLLPKLTRFEDLSRVAARIPGVRVDSPEYVASLAYFVGSAGRHGGKLDYLLHVLKEYRHHKFPDNPGELLGLAALALELEEPKVAADYCRQALRLKPQDARAEQLLSQCQMLARDFGPVLARLEGNPEGQAPLTAARLYFMRGQYEGVKAAVAKIPPDHPDYVPGRLLMAKAQRLERRYEDALKTLEGLAGQAAPEALLMEKAQVLEGMGDRRAGQLYDEVIRRQPGTQEARVAAARRARAHKNWGGAYKAYAEALKHAPQDVELLNELEYVKEQMRPQLASRGFPFARGERRPEEGFRPWQFSRPDREWLGSLPKAGMIPVVHPETLYFDDSNGLYGTIFRASASFWAARRLPVHLAVEFREYNQRSRSQEQGPVDLGLAKVYRQDAKDQSRLRRLEVSVGAGPVHVSDRLRLSGELIWRRYWKRVDRQIRQEGQEFVPFPMPAFFDVTRSATFTDKDSRERLLGSLQLDATLTPQTEVFLRYSRRDIFDQDPHLYPRLFQSVLNLGDARLITSHQVDVGWSHQFRPGLEWRSTVSGAFFSDHNRRFSLYQGLTWQALSQPRMQLSFTPHYYLALYEDEHRAYFSPPYYHALGVSVDFSRHIFRLPTLILQGSFQVVGQHGDWGPAFQGLAALEWEPVHNFFIDPHIFYFREWVDNYRILTVGLSLRYVF
- a CDS encoding M48 family metalloprotease, coding for MPGAAKGQASPLLGVVLSLSLALLTGCAEVTRPTPSAQEVEAVQLTAVQRHPHKSWSLERVSRVFLRELAVLPQIHGRTYPFLGFDWWVTETGKVVIDNVWQPSPAHDARLKQGDVLVAVNNWPIHPWVREWDEKTRLARDLFKDAFWVSSRPRYGRKPQEQLTVFQLPGEVLVALMLDIKYIRMESRERYLTGPVELLVEREGERFGVTLYPQHLPADYAILVDTQDNRINAYAAPGRVILTRRLVSFCLNDDELAVVVGHELAHQAHGHLTRGAGHRRVGGLAGQVWQLAGAFATQSLQGLLNFRRAVWREERLPGVVDDAVVSAFSREDEREADTYGLWYAYLAGYNLQRGLAVWERLGAVVQDPFERTYFLDHHPAPLERLARLQKVASYFAAGRAAEVFLQSPDLNRRPGPL